A region from the Coffea eugenioides isolate CCC68of chromosome 9, Ceug_1.0, whole genome shotgun sequence genome encodes:
- the LOC113783458 gene encoding LOW QUALITY PROTEIN: uncharacterized protein LOC113783458 (The sequence of the model RefSeq protein was modified relative to this genomic sequence to represent the inferred CDS: inserted 5 bases in 3 codons) yields the protein MSSGTVNFPAILVTVTCNPRRCVRTPLSGQEKKDFSEQPPRFQTQESTFPYEHSIGRLRVRRGSLLCLHTRLPFSESSAGPPTTSLRLEGFIAXKRPGRRLPKREAQRMSDAKPRTSLRSYWHTLPKKKEQTPLKTRVRYNKAISVHRPSHGAVRGRYRSYSSQPAXTVSLPLQGMEVWMNRHQIENVFVDSKNSRVDQDENESGNPGHTHTGAXLLWGGVFYRERGESRVASRLTDFSESEEDLSSDDPEQEGAALDVRSTAKERRKGP from the exons ATGTCGTCGGGTACTGTTAACTTCCCCGCCATTCTTGTAACTGTCACCTGTAATCCGCGCAGGTGTGTCCGCACCCCCTTGAGTGGACAAGAAAAAAAGGATTTCTCGGAGCAACCCCCCAGGTTCCAGACCCAGGAGTCAACTTTCCCGTATGAGCATTCG ATAGGTCGTCTGAGGGTTCGCCGCGGTTCATTGCTGTGCTTACACACTAGGCTACCCTTTTCCGAAAGCTCCGCGGGACCACCTACCACTAGTCTTCGGCTGGAGGGGTTTATTG CAAAAAGGCCGGGACGCAGGCTCCCGAAGAGGGAAGCCCAACGAATGTCAGATGCAAAGCCCCGCACCTCATTAAGATCATATTGGCATactctcccaaaaaaaaaagagcagacCCCATTGAAGACGAGAGTGAGGTACAACAAGGCCATTTCTGTCCATCGCCCTTCTCACGGAGCCGTACGTGGACGTTACCGCTCATACAGCTCCCAGCCAGC AACAGTTAGCCTTCCTCTACAAGGAATGGAAGTGTGGATGAATCGACATCAAATAGag AATGTTTTTGTAGATTCAAAAAATTCCAGGGTGGATCAGGACGAGAATGAATCCGGGAATCCAGGACATACTCATACTGGGGC TCTCCTCTGGGGAGGGGTTTTTTATAGAGAGAGAGGTGAGTCGAGGGTAGCCTCCCGCTTGACCGATTTCTCGGAGTCGGAGGAAGATCTCTCATCTGATGACCCTGAACAAGAAGGAGCTGCTCTCGATGTGAGATcaacagcaaaagaaagaagaaaagggcCATGA
- the LOC113783457 gene encoding uncharacterized protein LOC113783457, with the protein MKEAIRIVLEFIYDPEFPDTSHFRSGRGCHSVLRRIKEEWGTSRWFLEFDIRKCFHTIDRHRLIPIFKEEIDDPKFFYSIQKVFSAGRLVGGEKGPYSVPHSVLLSALPGNIYLHKLDQEIGRIRQKYEIPIVQRIRSVLLRTGRIDDQENSGEEASFNVPQDNRAIIVGRVKSIQRKAAFHSLVSSWHTPPTSTPRLRGDQKTPFVFPPSSALAAFLNKPSSLLCAAFLVEAAGLTPKAEFYGRERCNNNWAMRDFFKYWKRKGLLIELGGEAIIVIRSERGLARKLAPLKTHYLIRICYARYADDLLLGIVGAVELLIEIQKRIAHFLQSGLNLWVDSAGSTTRAARSTVEFLGTVIREVPPRTTPIQFLRELEKRLRVKHRIHITACHLRSAMHSKFRNLGNSIPIKQLTKGMSGTGSLLDAVQLAETLGTAGVISPQVSVLWGTVKHIRQGSRGIPLLHSSGRSKVPSDVQQAVSRSGTHARKLSLYTPAGRKAAEEGGGHWARSISSEFPIQIEAPIKKILRRLRDRGLISRRRPWPIHVACLTNVSDGDIVNWSAGIAISPLSYYRCRDNLYQVRTIVDHQIRWSAIFTPAHKHKSSARNIIPKYSKDSNIVNQEGGKSLAEFPNSIELGKLGSGQDPNNKEHSTTSLV; encoded by the coding sequence ATGAAAGAGGCGATCAGAATAGTACTCGAATTCATTTACGATCCCGAGTTTCCAGACACATCGCACTTCCGCTCGGGTCGAGGCTGCCACTCGGTCCTAAGACGGATCAAAGAAGAGTGGGGAACCTCTCGCTGGTTTTTGGAATTCGACATCAGGAAGTGTTTTCACACCATCGACCGACATCGACTCATCCCAATCTTTAAGGAAGAGATCGACGATCCCAAGTTCTTTTACTCCATTCAGAAAGTCTTTTCCGCCGGACGACTCGTAGGAGGTGAGAAGGGCCCTTACTCCGTCCCACACAGTGTATTACTATCGGCCCTACCAGGAAACATCTACCTACACAAGCTCGATCAGGAGATAGGGAGGATCCGACAGAAGTACGAAATTCCAATTGTTCAGAGAATCAGATCGGTTCTATTAAGGACAGGTCGTATTGATGACCAAGAAAACTCTGGAGAAGAAGCAAGCTTCAACGTTCCCCAAGACAACAGAGCCATCATTGTGGGGAGGGTAAAGAGCATCCAACGCAAAGCGGCCTTTCATTCCCTTGTTTCGTCGTGGCACACCCCCCCCACAAGCACCCCCCGGCTCAGGGGGGACCAGAAAACGCCTTTCGTTTTCCCCCCTTCGTCGGCCCTTGCCGCCTTCCTTAACAAGCCCTCGAGCCTCCTTTGCGCCGCCTTCCTCGTAGAAGCCGCCGGGTTGACCCCGAAGGCCGAATTCTATGGTAGAGAACGCTGTAATAATAATTGGGCCATGAGAGACTTTTTTAAgtattggaaaagaaaaggccTGCTGATAGAGCTGGGCGGGGAGGCGATAATAGTTATCAGGTCAGAGAGAGGCCTGGCCCGTAAGCTGGCCCCCTTAAAAACCCATTACTTAATAAGGATTTGTTACGCGCGATATGCCGACGACTTACTACTGGGAATCGTGGGTGCCGTAGAGCTTCTCATAGAAATACAAAAACGTATCGCCCACTTCCTACAATCCGGCCTGAACCTTTGGGTAGACTCTGCAGGATCAACAACAAGAGCTGCACGGAGTACGGTAGAATTCCTCGGTACGGTCATTCGGGAAGTCCCTCCGAGGACGACTCCCATACAATTCTTGCGAGAGCTGGAGAAGCGTCTACGGGTAAAGCACCGTATCCATATAACTGCTTGCCACCTACGCTCCGCCATGCATTCCAAGTTTAGGAACCTAGGGAATAGTATCCCGATCAAACAGCTGACGAAGGGGATGAGCGGAACAGGGAGTCTACTGGACGCGGTTCAACTGGCGGAGACTCTTGGAACAGCTGGAGTAATAAGTCCCCAAGTGAGCGTATTATGGGGGACCGTCAAGCACATCCGGCAAGGATCAAGGGGGATCCCGTTGTTGCATAGCTCAGGTCGGAGCAAGGTGCCATCGGACGTTCAACAAGCAGTCTCACGATCGGGCACTCATGCCCGGAAGTTGTCATTGTATACTCCCGCAGGTCGGAAGGCGGCGGAGGAAGGAGGGGGACACTGGGCGAGATCTATCAGCAGCGAATTCCCCATACAAATAGAGGCGCCTATCAAAAAGATACTCCGAAGGCTTCGAGATCGAGGTCTCATTAGCCGAAGAAGACCCTGGCCAATCCACGTGGCCTGCTTGACGAACGTCAGCGACGGAGACATCGTAAATTGGTCTGCGGGCATCGCGATAAGTCCTCTCTCCTACTACAGGTGCCGCGACAACCTTTACCAAGTCCGAACGATTGTCGACCACCAGATCCGCTGGTCTGCAATATTCACCCCGGCCCACAAGCACAAATCCTCGGCGCGGAATATAATCCCAAAGTACTCCAAAGACTCAAATATAGTCAATCAAGAAGGCGGTAAAAGCCTTGCAGAATTCCCCAACAGCATAGAGCTTGGGAAGCTCGGATCCGGTCAAGATCCGAACAACAAGGAGCACTCAACTACTAGTCTAGTCTAG